Genomic window (Tissierellales bacterium):
ATATAAAAAATTAGAAAAGAAAAAAATGTATATTTAATGGAGTGGAATTGCAAATGAAAAACAAAGCTGTAGTTTTAGGGGCAAATTATTATATTGGTCTGAGTATAATACGATGTTTAGGTATCCATAACATACCTGTTGTGGCAGTAGATTATTCTAAAAAAGGTACCTATGGATTTTATTCTAAATATTTATCAGAAAAATTAATTGGACCAGATTGTAAAGAGGATCCAGAAGGACTTTTAGAATTTTTAATTGATTATGGGAAAAAGCAAGAAAAACCTCCTGTTCTATATCCTTCCGCTGATGGGTATGCAGAATTTATTGACAAATATCTGCCAATACTACAAGAATATTATTTAATTAATCAAACAGAACAAGGTTTATTTACAAAAGTTATAAATAAAAACACCCTTTATTCTTTAGCTAAAGAACATAATATTCTGATGCCAGAAACTATTTACATAGATGATGAAGATTATAAAGAAAAGGTAGAATCTATTATTAAATTTCCGTGTTTAGTAAAGCCTACAGATTCACCTGCCTTTGTATCTCATTTTAGAAAGAAATTGTTTAAGGTCTATAATATGGAGGAGTTAGAAGATGCAATAAAACAATCTAGGGATGCTAATTTAGAAGTAATAATCCAAAGAATTATTCCAGGATTTGATGATCATATGTATACTTTTGATGCTTATTTAAATCAAGATGCAAAAGTTACCCATTGGATGACATGTCAAAAGCTACGACAATTTCCTATAAATTATGGGGCTTCTGTATATACTATCCAAAAGAATCTACCAGAATTATATGAAATAGGAAGTGAGTTTTTAGAGAACATTGGATTTAAAGGCTTTGCAGAAATAGAATTTAAAAAAGATGCTGAAACTGGAAAGTTCTATTTAATAGAAATAAATGCTAGAACTACGAACTTAAATAGTATGCTCCTTAAGGCAGGAATAAACATGCCTTATTTAGCTTATAGTGAGCTTACAGATAAATTACCGGAACCTTATGCTATAGAAGAAGATACAAATATAGCGTTCTGGTATGCATATGAAGATATTTTAGCAATTAGAAATTATAAAAAAACTAAACAATTAAAAGGCAGAGATATTTTAAAAACATTTAATAGACCAAAAGTATATGCAATTTGGGATATGAAAGATCCTATGCCTGGACTTGCTTTTTTTGGTCAGAAAGTAAAACGAGTATTTAGGAAAATTTTTAATAGCTAGTACTATAAAAACATTATTATTACGGGGAGGAAGTACAAGAGATGAAACTTTCTAAATTACTTGAATCTATACAAATACTTGAATCTTTTAAGGAAAAGGATGTGGATATAAAAGGCATTGCCTATGATTCAAGGAAAGTGAAACTTGGGGACTTGTTTGTATGTATAAAGGGCTATGAAACAGATGGACATAAGTATATATTTCAGGCTATAGAAAATGGTGCAAAAGGAATAATTGTTGAAAAGTTTGATAACAGATGGAATATTCCACAATATAGAGTAAAAGACTCCAGAGAAGCTTTATCAGCTTTAGGTAATGCTTTTTATGGAGAACCATCAAGAAACATGAAAATAATAGGGATAACTGGAACCAATGGAAAGACATCTACATCTTTTATGGTAAATAATATTTTAGAGGAATATGGGCTAAAGACTGGACTTATAGGAACTGTTGTAGTTAAATATGGTGATTATATAAGACCATCTATTTTAACCACACCAGAATCTTTAGATCTTCAACAATTATTTTATAATATGAAAAAAGAAGAACTTTCCCATATTACAATGGAGGTTTCTTCATCAGCGTTAGAATTAAAAAGAGTGGCTAATGTAGATTATGATATTGTAGCATTAAATAATATAAGTAGAGAACATATAGACCTACATGGTTCTTTTGAAGAATACTTTAATATAAAATCTACTTTAATAAAGAATATGAAAAAAGATGGATGGGCTGTTCTAAACCTAGATTGTCCATATTCTTCATCATTAATAAATAAAACTGAGGCTAATGTTCTAACCTATGGAATAAAAAATAAGTCTGGTATTTTATCTATTAATGATTTGGATTTATCAAACGGTAGGGCTAAATTTACAGTAGAACTTAATAAGAAATTAAAAATAGGAAAAACCACCTATGATTCCCAAGACTTTAAGATAAAGTTATCAGTACCGGGGTATCATTCAGTTTATAACTCTTTAGTAGCTATTGCTATAGGGCTTCTGTGTGAAATTCCTATAAATACTATTCAAGACGCATTTAGATCTTTTAGTGGTGTGGAACGTCGTTTTCAATTCATTTATGACAATGATTTTAAGATTATAGATGACCATTTTGCGAATGTTGGAAATATAAATGTAACAATGAAAACTTTAAGTTTAATGGATTATAATGATTTTCACTTAATATATGCAATTAGGGGAAGTCGTGGTGTAACTACAAATCGAGAAAATGCAGAAACTATTGCTAAATGGCTTAATAAGCTAGGTAAAAATGAAATAATTGCAACTAAGAGTGTTTCCCATGTTACAGATAAGGATAAAGTATTAGATGAAGAACTAATAGTTTTTAAAGAGGTAATGGACAGGGAAAATGTTACTGTACATTTATATGATGAGCTTCCTGATGCTATAGGATATGCCCAATTTATTATGTCTAAAGGTGATGTTATATTACTTGCAGGTTGTCAAGGAATGGATTATGGGGCTCAGATAATTTTAGAAAGTCTTTATGAATTAAGACCTAGTTTAAATAAAGATAAACTATTTAAACCATTAGTAGATAGAGTAGTAGGAATCGCTTAAGTTTTAAGTTATAGGGGGACAAATATGAATAACAAAGTTATAGGAATAATTGGCGGTATGGGACCTGAAGCGACAGCTAATTTATTTATGAAAATAATTAAAGCTACTGAGGTAAAAGAAGAGCAAGAACATTTTAGAGTTGTAATTGACAGTAACCCTAAAATACCAGATAGAACTAAAGCTATATTAGGAAAAGGGGAAAGTCCTGTAAATGCTATAGTAGATGCTGCAAATAATTTAGATAATGCAGGTGTTGATATAGGATGTATATCCTGTATAACAGCTCATTATTTCTATGATGAGATACAAAGTCAGGTACCCTTTAAAATTATAAATGCATTAGAAGAATTAAATTTACATTTAAAAAATAATTACCCTAATATTAAAAATATAGGTATATTAGCCACGACGGGAACCGTTAGGGTAGATTTATTTAATAAATATCTTACAGATTTTAATGTTATCTACCCTGATAAATGTACTCAATCTAAAAAGGTAATGGAAGCTATATATGGAAAATCTGGCATTAAAAAAGGGAATACAGGAGAAAAGAATTTAAATTTGCTAGTAGAAGCTACTGAGGAATTAATGGATAAAGGCGCAGAGCTAATAATAGGTGGATGTACGGAAATTACATTAGTACTGAAACCTAATAATATTAGTAAACCTTTAATAGACCCTATGGACGTATTAGCAGAAAGTGTGGTAAATAGATATGGTAGTGGCTTTTAATTGGGTATGATAAAGGGTTAAAGAATAGCCTAATTGACAATTGTCAATAAATGAGCTATAATATAACCTATAGATATACAGTATATAATAATTGATATATTTAGGGTGTGTTACTGATTGCAGGCATAAACCTATATGTTGTCTTGTGTTCACATATTAGTTTTATGCTTTTTTATCGTCAGCCTTTTAGCTTGGAGGTGATGTAATGGATGGTAAAAAAAAATTCACCGTATCTAAAGCTTTAAATAATAACGTTATTCTAGTTGTGGATAAAAAAACTAATGAGGAGTTAGTATTAGTAGGAAAAGGTATAGGCTTTGGAAAAAAAGAGAATAAGGAAATTGTTTTAGAGGAAGAGGAAATTGAGAAATCTTTTGTAGCTTTTGATGAATCTACGAAGAAAGACTATTATAGGCTTATGAATCAGTTAAACAGTAAAGTTATAGGAGTAAGTGAAGAAATAATAGCTATGGCGGAAAGTAAATTTGGTACGTTGAACTCTCATATTCATATTGCACTAACAGATCACATAGGATTTACTATGGACAGATTAAAAATGGGTTTAGAAATTAGCAATCCTTTTTTATACGAAATAAAAGTTTTGTATCCTGAAGAATATAAAATAGGAGAAAAAGCAGCGGGGATGATTAAAGAACGATTAGGAATTTCAATATCAGAATCAGAGATAGGGTTCATTGCCCTTCATATTCATTCCGCTAGGGAGAATAGGGAAGTATCGGAAACAGTAAAAGATTTTAGGTTTTTAAAGGAATTAATTAGTATTATAGAGAAAGAATCTGGAATAATAATAGATAATAATAGTTTGGATTATAATAGGTTAATAAATCATTTAAGACTGACATTAAATAGATTGGAAGAGAAAAAATATATTAAAAATCCCTTATTAGAAGCGATAAAAGTACAATTCGATGATTCTTACACTATAGCTACTAAGATTGGAAAACATATAGAAGAAAATAAAGATATTGATGTAAAAGATGATGAATTAGGGTATATGGCGTTGCACATAGAAAGAATTAAAGAAACTTCAAATTTTATATCAAGGCGTGTTACTGAGTGATATCAGGCATAAGCTTTTTAATACAGTTTACAAGCTGTATAAAAATAGCTTATGCCTTTTATTATATATAAAATAAAAAAATAGGAGGTTGTAAAAGTGAAAAATATTTTAGGTAAGCTTCAAAAGCTAGGAAAGGCTTTAATGCTACCCGTAGCAGTACTTCCAGTTGCAGGATTATTGTTACGTTTAGGTCAAGATGATTTATTAAATGTTCCATTTATATCGGCAGCTGGAGATGCTATTATTGAACAATTACCATTACTATTTGCAATTGGTGTAGCAGTAGGATTGTCTTTTGATAATGCTGGTGCAGCTGGTCTTGCAGGGGCTGTGGGATATTTCGTTATAACTGAAGGAACAGGGGCTATTAATGAAGATATAAACATGGGTGTTTTAGCAGGAATTATAGCAGGTGTTATTGCAGGGAGCTTGTATAATAAATATCATGATATTAAACTTCCAGACTGGCTTGGTTTTTTTGGAGGAAGAAGATTTGTACCGATAATTACATCCTTTGTATGCATAGTATTAGCACTTATATTTGGATACATTTGGCCACCAATTCAAAATGGAATTGATGCAGTAGCGGCATGGACTATAGGAGCAGGAGCAATAGGGGTGTTTGTCTTTGGATTCCTTAATAGGCTACTTATTCCATTAGGATTACACCATGTTCTTAATAATATAGTATGGTTCCTTTTTGGTGAATATAATGGGGCTCAAGGAGATATAGCAAGATTCTTTGCAGGTGACCCAGAAGCAGGAATATTCCAAGCTGGTTTCTATCCAATAATGATGTTTGGATTGGCAGCAGCAGCGTTAGCTATGTATAAGACAGCAAAGCCAGAAAATAGAAAAAAGGTTAGTGGTGCACTATTTTCCCTTGCCTTTACTTCATTTTTAACAGGAATTACAGAACCTATTGAATTTATGTTTATGTTCTTAGCACCATCATTATATGTCATACACGCATTGCTATCAGGATTATCCTTAGCTATAGTTTATAGTTTAGGTATTAGACATGGTTTTACTTTTTCGGCAGGAGCTATTGATTATTTCATGAATATGAAATTTGCAACTAAAGGCTGGCTTCTTATTCCTATAGGATTAGTATTTGGACTTATATACTATCTAGTATTTGTGTATATAATTAAGAAGAAGGATTTACCAACCCCAGGGAGAATGGATGATGAAGGTGGAGAAGATTTAGATGTAATAATAGGTGAACAGGGTATAGATAATCTTGCAATAGCCTATGTAGATGCATTAGGTGGAGCAAAAAATATAGAAAACTTGGATTCATGTATTACTAGACTTAGAATTAGTGTAAATGACAGTGGTATTGTAGACGAGGATGTATTAAAAGGCTTAGGTGCCTCTGGTGTAATAAAGCCAAGTAAGAGAAACTTACAAGTAATTATAGGAACTAAAGCAGAGTTCTTAGCTGATGAAATAAATAAGTATTTAAAAACTAAGGTAGGAAAAAAATAAATAGACTAAATTATTAATAAATATGGTGGCTAATGCTAGTCACCATATTTATTTAAAAATTTAATATAACTAAGAGGAGAATTAATATGGTAAAAAGAATATTAGATTTAAGCTCATCTGATATAAAAAATATGAATAAAAAAGAAAAGCTTTTAAGTATAAAAAGTGGAGAGGGAAGGACTGTAGTTTCAGAGGTTATATCTATAGCACCTCCATTATTATGGGATGTAAGTAATGTAGAATTAGCTTCAGCCTTTGGTGCTGATATTATATTATTGAATGTATATGATGTCAATAATCCTAAGATTGAAGGATTGCCAATTATTGAAGATATGAGCCCAGTTGAAGTTGTTAAAAAACTTACTGGAAGATTAGTTGGTGTAAATTTAGAGCCTGTGGATTTAAATGAGACAGTTGCTAATGACAGGATTAATATTTCTAAAGGTAGAATAGCTACAGTAGAAAATGTAAGAAAATTAGTAGGGCAGGGTGTAGATATAGTGCTCCTTACCGGAAATCCTAATACTGGTGTAACTAATAAAGAAATAATTAAGACAATAGAACAAATAAAAGAAAATTTAGGAGAGGAAATAATAATTGTAGCTGGTAAAATGCATTCATCTGGAAGTGCAAAAGAATCAGGAAGTAAAATAATTAATAAAGAATTAATAAGAGAATTTTCTCAAGCAGGTTTAGATATAATATTAGTTCCTGCACCAGGTACAATACCTGGTATGACTGTAGATTATGTAAGGGATATGGTTGAATATATACATGAAGAAAAGAAACTAGCTATGACCTCAATAGGTACTTCTCAGGAAGGGGCAGATTCTTATACTATTAAAAATATAGCCTTATACAGTAAAATGACTGGTACAGATATTCACCATATAGGAGATTGCGGAATGTCCCCAGGTATAGCGACTCCAGAAAATATTATGACTTATTCCATCGCTATAAAGGGTAAAAGACATACTTATAGAAAAATGGCTAGGTCAGTTAATAGATAGAGCTTATTTGTAATAATAAACTACTTTATATAAGTTGAAATTTTATTACTTAGGTGGTTGTAGTTTTTCTTGTTATTAAACTTTAGTATATCTTTAGTATATGATGTATAAAACAATATTATATTGATATTTTTGTTTAAAGAAAGGACAATGCTTTACTAGCTGGTAAAGCATTGTCCTTTCCCAATCCCTTTGGAAATTGTTGATTTTTAAACCGCCATTAAACCTAATAATTTTTCTGCCTCTTTAGCATAAAAACTAGTATTTCCATTTTCAAATGCATATTCTAAATGCTTTTCAGAAAGATTAAGTTCATTTAATTCATAATATTTTAATCCAATATAATAATTTGCTTTTACCTTTTGTAGTTCTGATTTAGCTTCATTTAATTCTAGATGTAACAAATCTAATAAAATATCATCATTTTCTAAAATAGCAATACTGTTATTTATTATTAATATACATGTATTATAAACCTTTTTATATCTTTTACGCCGTATAATTTTATAATTTATTTTCCTATCTAATTCTAACATTTTTTTCTGAATATTTAATAAGCCGATTTTATTTTTTGATGATAAATAGCAATTTCCTAAGGCAACATAATAATCTATAATCATAAATATATTATTATGTTTGTTAATATTTACTTTCCTAAGCTCTTTTTCAGCACTTTCAAATTCACCAGAGAAATATTCTGCTTTAGAAAGTTCAATAGTAATACTGTCGAGTTCTTTATTCCTAAATCTACCTTGCTCCAGAATAGCTAGTAAAACTTTTTGATATTTTATAGGATCACATTGGTTAAATAATATACCATAAAATTTATTATAATATTTTTTATAATAAATGATAAGGGTTGCATAATATATTAAAGCTGAACCTATAATTACTGCTATAGTTAAAAAATCAGGGTTTTTGCTTAAGTTTGATAAAATGAAATATGTTATAAGTATAGGTATAATAGCTATAAGCATAATATTTCTTAAGTTATAATAAAAATCTTTCTTTTTTGCTATTTCTTTAGGTGATAATTCTTTCATAATATCAACTTCCTTTTTAGTGTTAGGGTTATAGAACATAATGGCATTTATATATTTTAAATTCTATTATAACATAAAGGATGGGTGAATAAGTAGTTTTTGGCAATAGTTTTTGTCTAATTTTATATGATGTAGTAAATGTATATTCTTCAATGGATTTAAATTTTCACGATGATAGAAGTAGAACCTATTTTCATAACAGAGTTAGGTTTTATCCATAGTAAATATATACTCTTCAGCTAGTTCTAAATCTTCATGGTAATAAAAGTATAGTCTATCTTCATTAAGAGTAAATGAGATAACTTCTGTTGAAGTTTCTTTATTTATCCGGATTTTTTCTATCTGGCCACTTGTTGATATGGACCATTCAAAATTGGGATGGGTTTCTGTAACTTCCTTTAAATCATTTATTGCCCCATTATCTGATGCCACAAAAACATTTATGCTTTTGCTAAATTCCCCCATTTTCTTTCTATATTTAGCTGATAAATTAAAATAGACATGGAACTTAATTGTAAAGAGAATAGATTATGGTATAATTTAAAATATAGATAATATACATAATCTTTTAATGGGAATTTCCAGAAAGATAGGATAAACATTAATCAATAAAGCTAGTTTCTGAAAAGAGCTAAGCCTCTGGCAAGCTAGGTATTCAGAATATTCAGAACGTTATTCTTGCTTAAAATATTAGATATGAATTAGTAGGGTGTAGGAATAAGGTGGGGATTATTATGTTTATAATCCTGAAAGGGATGCTTATTATTCTGAAATAAAGGGGGGATATTTGTGTTGCTACATCAAAAGAATAAAAATAAATTGCCAGATTCTTGTTTTAAATCAGGAACTTTTCACCATATTGTTCCTGGTAATAAGGGAAGAGTATTAGATGGACGAAGAACTCCAGGATTTATAGAAAAGTACGATGCTGAAAGTGCAATGTTTATATGGAGAATCACAGATTTTGAGGATAAGGGTAAGTGTTGGGTAATTCCTGCAGAAGAAATAGTGGTTTATCAATTTGAAAAGGATTCCAAAAAACTTACAGAGGATGAAGTGAAAGAGATAAAATCTAAGGTCAACCTATATTGTGAAAGATTAACTATTTTGGGTTTAGAATCAGAAAGAAAAAAGACTTTAGAATTAATTGCAAAAGAAAAAAACATGGCGAAAGATTGGTTTTCGAATCACTCTGAGTTTATAAGATTAGGAAAATCAAAATTAGATATTAAATCAAAGATAGGTTCTCAGTTCCTTTTTAACGATTTGGTATCGTATATGGAAGTTCGAGAGGTACTAGATTTGGAGAGAAAGACTGCTGAACAATATTTATTAAATCCATATTCAGGGGAATGGATTAAAGGTCTAAAATTTATAATGGCAGAAATGGGATTGATTGATTTCAATGAAAAGAGGCCTCGAACCAATGATATTTTTAAAGGAATCGGTAACAAAGAAAATAGAAAGCGATATATTATTTCACGTCTAGCTTTTGTACAAATATTTTTTGAATTGGCCGGTTATGAAAGAGTACAGTTATTTAGAGGGGTGAGTACTGAAGGTAAAATGTATAAAACACCAAAAACTCTTGTTTCTACATCGTTTAATCCTGAAGTTGGTAAAGAATTTTCATGTATTGATAGAAATGAAAGAATAAACTTTTCATACCTTGTAAAATTCACATATCCGATTGAAAATTTATTTATGACATTTTTAGAGACTGAAGCTTTTAATAGGCGTTATAAGGAACAAGAAGCTGTTGTCTTATACAGAGATAAATTTACATTCTGAAAGTTATTAATTATTATGTTCTAAATTTACTGGCAACATAAAGAAAATGATTTTGAAAATTAAAAGAATATTACAAGTAAAAAAGCAATGGGGCTGTTTCAAAATAAAAAGCTTATAAAAGTAAAATAGGCCGATATGTTTCTTGCTATGATGGTTTTACAATGTGCATCTATATTTTTTTCGGCTATAACTAGGAAAAAGTTTGGGACAATATATTTTACTTTAGATAATATAAGAGAATCAAGAAATTATATATCAGGAAGTTTCGTTAGAAGTATTGTATACTCTCTAATTACTGGAGTAATAGGAAGTATAATAGGATTTTTAATATCTTATTATATAGAGTTAAGGGATATAAAAGGTATGGGATCTATTGATTTTATATCTACTATGCCTTATATTATTCCAGGGACTTGCTTTGGTTTAGGTTATATTTTAGCCTTTAATTATTACCCCTTAGCATTAACAGGGACAGGGCTAATAGTAATATTAAATTGTATATTCAAGCAATTGCCACTACCTACAAAGACAAGTAGTGCAGTTATATCCCAAATCAATCCTTAGATAAATGAAGCTTTTAAAGATTTAGGAGTTCATGAAATGTATATCTTAAAAGATATAGTAGTTCCCATGTCAAAATCAGCGTTTTTAATATCTTTTGTTAACAATGTTACGCTACTATAGGTTCTATAATATTTTTAGTTTATCCAGGAAAGAAGCTAGCAACCCTAGTAATGTTTGATGCTATGCAAAGCGGAAAGTATAAAATAGGTTCAGTAATTGCATGCATGATAATCATTATAACTTTATTCGTAAATATTATATTTTCAAAAAATTTGCTGGAGGAATGAAATATTTATAAAAATAGAAAATCTAACTAAAAAATTTAATAATCTAATTGCAGTTAATAATTTAAGTTTTAAAGTTAATAAAGGAGAACTCCTTTGTATTTTAGGGCCTAGTGGATGTGGGAAGACTACAGTATTAAGGACTATAGAAGGTTTTTTAAAACCAGACTTAGGAAAGATATATATTGACGGAGATGATATTACCAATCTTTCTCCTGAGAATAGACCAGCTTCCACTGTATTCCAATCTTCCCCATATGACTGTTATAGAAAATGTCATGTATGGGTTGAAATTTAAAGGCTATTCAAAGAAAGAAGCTACAGTTAAAGGAGAGAGATATTTAGAAATAAGAGGTTTGAAAGAAAAGAAAAACAAAATAGTAACTCAACTTAGTGGTGGTCAACAAAAGAGGGTTGCTTTAGCAAGGTCATTAATAATTAATCCTAAAGTTTTTTATCAATAAGTTCTAGAGGTAGGATAGAAAAATAAATAATTTTAACAAAATATTATTAAGTGATTTTGGGTGCATAAAGAAAGGATGATTAAATGAAAAGAAAATATTTAATTACTTTCATTATTTTTTTATTAGCTGCTATTATATTAATATTAGTTAAAAATAACCCAAAAATGAAATCCACCATTTCGACAGTTAGGGAAGAAGATGGCTATTATATTTCAGACTATGGAAAAGTAAGTATTGAAGAATGGGGGAAAATTGACCTTACAAAAACTAGATTTGAATATGTTGAAGATTTTTTAAAGGAAGTTGATTATTATGTAAAGACAATAAGTAAGTACATAGATAAGGAAGATTGGATAGAACCATATAAAGAAATGCATGGAGATGATTTTAAATTTATTATTAATTTTAAATTTGGTTATGGTGGTTCTCACGTCTTTGGTTCATATGATAGTTTTGAGCATTTAATACCCGAAGTAACATTGAATCTAGAACATTTTGAAATGGATAGTGCGCCAATAGCTCATGAAATAACTCATCTTATTGCCCCATTGTACAGTACTTTAAGTCTTAGAGAAGGTCTGGCTTCTTTAGTTCAGGATGAGATTGGGAAAAATCCTGCTGTATTTAATTTTGGAGAACCTATTATTCCCTTGACAAAAGAGTATTTAACTTATAATAACTTTGATATGAATGAAATCCTTGATGAGAAAAATATAATTAAATATAACAATGCAGAAATTAAGGGATTGGAGTCTAGAAGGACATTTTATATATTAAGTTATTCTTTTTCTAAATATTTAGTTGATGAATATGGAATTGAAAAGTTTATGGAAATATATGATGCAGAAGATAGTTATTCTAAATGGATGGAAGTATACGGCAAAAGTTTAGAAGAGTTGCAAAATAATTGGATTGACTATGTTATGGAATATGAAGAATAACAAAGATAAGAGCCATATGGATTGAAAGGAGATTATAATGTTTAGTAACAAAACCTATAGTGAAGGGCAAATGTTATGAATAGAGAGATTGCGTCAAGGCAAAGGAATTAAGGAAGTTGCTAATGATATTTGTAAGGTTAGCAACTATCAAAAGTTGAAAGAGGAAAACAAGAAGTAGATTCAAAGATGAAGGATGATCTATATAGAGAGCTTGGTATCATTTATGAAACGGACGAAGTATTTATTGAAACTATGAAGTCTAGTATTGGGCAGTATTTTTACGAAATAACTTATCAATTTGAACGTAAGTCCTTAAATACTCTAAAGCCCCGGGATTAAAGGTTACTTTATAGCCCTCTTGTATTAAAAAAAGAAGATATAAAGATACAATGAAATTAGAAGAGGTATTTTGGTCAATAGCTACAAAAACAGGAATTACGCTATGAAAAACATATGTGGTTTTCGCAAAATATAGGTGTTTAAACCTCCTTCTGGTGAAAATTATATCTTAAAAAGATAGACTTAAATAAGAAATAATGGAGTGGCTGAGTTTTTTCAGTCACTCCATTTTATTTTCATTACACTTACTTTTCTTCACTTTCATTATATATTGCAATTATTTGCTTTTTGAATTCCTCTTCATAATGCTTAGGCGTTTAAATTTCTCTCCTTCTTCTATTTAAATTTTGAAGATAAAATTTTTCAAAAGAATTGAACATCTTTCTACTGTTCATTACAAAATGTACATGATAAATTAAAAGTAACTTAAGATCTTATTTAAAGTTCAAGGAGGAAGGAAAATGAAAGCAGCAAGATTTTATGGAGTTAGAGATCTAAGAGTAGAAGAAGTAGAAATACCAAAGGTTGAAAAGCCAGATGATATTATATTAAAAGTAAAAGTTGCCGGCATATGTGGATCAGATATATCTAAATATAGTAAGACAGGTCCTCATATAGCAGGAGAAATATTTGGACACGAGTGTTCAGGTGAGGTTGTAAGCATGGGGTCCGAAGTAAAGAATCTTGAAGTTGGTGATCCGGTAGCAGTAGTGCCATCAATACCTTGTTATGAATGTGAACAGTGTAAACAAGGATTATATTCTAGATGTGAAGATTTGCAAATAATAGGGAATAGAGAAAAAGGCGGATGTTT
Coding sequences:
- a CDS encoding ATP-grasp domain-containing protein; translation: MKNKAVVLGANYYIGLSIIRCLGIHNIPVVAVDYSKKGTYGFYSKYLSEKLIGPDCKEDPEGLLEFLIDYGKKQEKPPVLYPSADGYAEFIDKYLPILQEYYLINQTEQGLFTKVINKNTLYSLAKEHNILMPETIYIDDEDYKEKVESIIKFPCLVKPTDSPAFVSHFRKKLFKVYNMEELEDAIKQSRDANLEVIIQRIIPGFDDHMYTFDAYLNQDAKVTHWMTCQKLRQFPINYGASVYTIQKNLPELYEIGSEFLENIGFKGFAEIEFKKDAETGKFYLIEINARTTNLNSMLLKAGINMPYLAYSELTDKLPEPYAIEEDTNIAFWYAYEDILAIRNYKKTKQLKGRDILKTFNRPKVYAIWDMKDPMPGLAFFGQKVKRVFRKIFNS
- the murE gene encoding UDP-N-acetylmuramyl-tripeptide synthetase — translated: MKLSKLLESIQILESFKEKDVDIKGIAYDSRKVKLGDLFVCIKGYETDGHKYIFQAIENGAKGIIVEKFDNRWNIPQYRVKDSREALSALGNAFYGEPSRNMKIIGITGTNGKTSTSFMVNNILEEYGLKTGLIGTVVVKYGDYIRPSILTTPESLDLQQLFYNMKKEELSHITMEVSSSALELKRVANVDYDIVALNNISREHIDLHGSFEEYFNIKSTLIKNMKKDGWAVLNLDCPYSSSLINKTEANVLTYGIKNKSGILSINDLDLSNGRAKFTVELNKKLKIGKTTYDSQDFKIKLSVPGYHSVYNSLVAIAIGLLCEIPINTIQDAFRSFSGVERRFQFIYDNDFKIIDDHFANVGNINVTMKTLSLMDYNDFHLIYAIRGSRGVTTNRENAETIAKWLNKLGKNEIIATKSVSHVTDKDKVLDEELIVFKEVMDRENVTVHLYDELPDAIGYAQFIMSKGDVILLAGCQGMDYGAQIILESLYELRPSLNKDKLFKPLVDRVVGIA
- a CDS encoding amino acid racemase — protein: MNNKVIGIIGGMGPEATANLFMKIIKATEVKEEQEHFRVVIDSNPKIPDRTKAILGKGESPVNAIVDAANNLDNAGVDIGCISCITAHYFYDEIQSQVPFKIINALEELNLHLKNNYPNIKNIGILATTGTVRVDLFNKYLTDFNVIYPDKCTQSKKVMEAIYGKSGIKKGNTGEKNLNLLVEATEELMDKGAELIIGGCTEITLVLKPNNISKPLIDPMDVLAESVVNRYGSGF
- a CDS encoding PRD domain-containing protein; this encodes MDGKKKFTVSKALNNNVILVVDKKTNEELVLVGKGIGFGKKENKEIVLEEEEIEKSFVAFDESTKKDYYRLMNQLNSKVIGVSEEIIAMAESKFGTLNSHIHIALTDHIGFTMDRLKMGLEISNPFLYEIKVLYPEEYKIGEKAAGMIKERLGISISESEIGFIALHIHSARENREVSETVKDFRFLKELISIIEKESGIIIDNNSLDYNRLINHLRLTLNRLEEKKYIKNPLLEAIKVQFDDSYTIATKIGKHIEENKDIDVKDDELGYMALHIERIKETSNFISRRVTE
- the nagE gene encoding N-acetylglucosamine-specific PTS transporter subunit IIBC, which translates into the protein MKNILGKLQKLGKALMLPVAVLPVAGLLLRLGQDDLLNVPFISAAGDAIIEQLPLLFAIGVAVGLSFDNAGAAGLAGAVGYFVITEGTGAINEDINMGVLAGIIAGVIAGSLYNKYHDIKLPDWLGFFGGRRFVPIITSFVCIVLALIFGYIWPPIQNGIDAVAAWTIGAGAIGVFVFGFLNRLLIPLGLHHVLNNIVWFLFGEYNGAQGDIARFFAGDPEAGIFQAGFYPIMMFGLAAAALAMYKTAKPENRKKVSGALFSLAFTSFLTGITEPIEFMFMFLAPSLYVIHALLSGLSLAIVYSLGIRHGFTFSAGAIDYFMNMKFATKGWLLIPIGLVFGLIYYLVFVYIIKKKDLPTPGRMDDEGGEDLDVIIGEQGIDNLAIAYVDALGGAKNIENLDSCITRLRISVNDSGIVDEDVLKGLGASGVIKPSKRNLQVIIGTKAEFLADEINKYLKTKVGKK
- a CDS encoding haloacid dehalogenase-like hydrolase, with product MVKRILDLSSSDIKNMNKKEKLLSIKSGEGRTVVSEVISIAPPLLWDVSNVELASAFGADIILLNVYDVNNPKIEGLPIIEDMSPVEVVKKLTGRLVGVNLEPVDLNETVANDRINISKGRIATVENVRKLVGQGVDIVLLTGNPNTGVTNKEIIKTIEQIKENLGEEIIIVAGKMHSSGSAKESGSKIINKELIREFSQAGLDIILVPAPGTIPGMTVDYVRDMVEYIHEEKKLAMTSIGTSQEGADSYTIKNIALYSKMTGTDIHHIGDCGMSPGIATPENIMTYSIAIKGKRHTYRKMARSVNR